The sequence below is a genomic window from Tistrella mobilis.
GTTTGCCACGGCTTGAGCGAATTTCTGCATCTCCGAATATCACATCACATATATGTTGAGTTTATGCAGAAGTTTCAGACCTTTACGAACTTGACGAATTTATCGAAGTTATCCATATAAGATCCAACGGAGGTTGGATCATGGCAGCTCCTAAATCAAAAACGGGTACGCGCAATGGCGCGGGCCGACGGCTGGCCGGAGAATCGCCAAAGGGAACTGCCGGCTTCAAGCTGCAGTTTCCTGCCGCGGCATCCAAGCAGTTTACCAGTGCTCCCAAGCAGATGAAGGCACTCCTTCAAGTCTATGGGGACGCTATCGCGCGGAGCCGTCGGGCCGGCCGGCCCGTGAGTTTTCGTGTCGATGTCGACCCCGAAGGTAAGACCGTTGTGACCCCGGTCGAAGACACGACCACTGGGTCGGAAGTCGCGAGGGAAAGTGCCGCAGCACCGGCCGGGGATCTCGAAGCGGCCCTGGCTGCGGCGCGGGAACGTGGGCGACTGCGTGCGGCTGAAATCCTGAGGGGCGAGGATATGTTGAACGCGGATGCATTCGCCAAAATACTCGGAACAACCCGGGTGACGGTGAATACAAAACGCCAGAATGGCCAGATCCTCGGCCTTGACGGTACCAAGCGCGGCTTTCGATTTCCTGTCTGGCAGCTGGATGCGGAGGGTAAGCCTTATGCTGAACTGGCCGCACTGCATGATCTGCTCGGCAGCCCTTGGGCGATCTACCGCTTCTTGATGCAGCCGCATGGGGAACTTGACGGGTTGACCGGGCGTGAGGCCCTGGAGCGTGGGGAGGGGGATGCGGTGCTGGCGGCGGCCGAGAGTGTCGGGAGAGATTTCCGCTAAATGGCGAAGACTCCCCCACCGAAAGGCTTTGCGGAGGCGCCCCTTCGTATCTATGAAGTGCCGTCTGGTCAGGTATCTGGTCGTATCTATCTGGGGCGCTATCCCGAACCACTCGGTTACGGCAAGACACCGAACCGCTTCAGTGACCCACGGCGGCGGCGTAAACCCGCCAACCGGTTTGGTGTGCTGTATCTCGGCGAGACCGTGAAGGTATGCTTCCTTGAAGCGGTCCTCCGAGATCAACGCGACGGCACGATCGGCGATCAGCCGAGCGGAATGTCTGAATTATATGACCGCCATTATGCGGAAATCGAAATTGCGAACCCACTCGCAATGGTCGACCTGCGTGATGACGGCGCCATTGTCATGGGTGTGCCGACTGATGTTGCAAAGGCGTCAACTCAGACGCTCGCCCGGGCTTGGTCCCTGGCGTTCTACGACCATAAGGACGAACCAGACGGGATTACTTATCCCTCGCGGCTTAACGGCCATACCAGCCTGGCTGTGTTTGACCGTGCCATAAGGAAGCTCCGGGTCAGGCAGAAGATGCAGCTGATCGGTGCGCCGGGGCTGGCGAGTGTGCTGGATGATTTGAAAGTCGCTCTCGTTGATTCCTGACAGCCGAGCCGCGATCGCACGCCCCACTGGCGGCCGGGGTCGGGCCCCTCATCAGCGTTTCTGTTCGGTCGATCTTCTCCCGCCCCTCCACCCCACCCGGCCTGCCCGCCACTCCCCCCCTCATCGCCGCCGCCGGCGATCCGGCCCGGCTGCGCTTCCTCGAATTCTTCGTCGCCCGGATCCGCAACCCGCACACCCGGCGTGCCTATGGCCGGGCGGCCGAAGACTTCCTCACCTGGTGCAGCGGCATCGGGCTGACCGCGATCGGTCAGGTTCAGCCGCTGCATGTCGCGGCCTGGGGCGAGCTTCAGGGCCGGCACTTCGCCGCGCCGACCGTCAAGCAGCGCCTGGCCGGGCTGAAGCATCTGTTCGACTGGCTGGTGACCGGCCAGATTCTGCCCGCCAACCCGGCCGCGGCGGTGCGCGGCCCGGTGCATCGGGTCAAACGGGGCAAGACCCCGGTTCTGGAGGCGGCCGAGGCGCGGCGGATTCTGGAGGCGATCGACGTCTCAACCCCGATCGGGCTGCGCGACCGCGCCCTGATCGGGCTGATGGTCTACAGCTTCGCCCGGATCGGTGCGGCCCTGGCCATACGGGTGGAGGACGTCTATGTCCAGAACCGGCGCCTCTGGGTGCGGCTGCACGAGAAGGGGGGCAAGCGTCACGACATGCCCTGTCACCACAATCTCGATGCCTGGCTGCACGACTATATGGAGGGTTGTGCGCTGGCGGGTGACCGGCGGAGTGCCCTGTTCCGGACCATCGCCCGTGGCACCGGCCGGCTGAGCGACCGGGCGATGCAGCAGGCCGATGCCTATGCGATGATCCGGCGCCGGGCCGCTGCGGCCGGGATCGAGACGCCGATCGGCAATCACAGCTTCCGGGCCACGGGGATCACCGCCTATCTCAAGAACGGCGGCACGCTGGAAAAGGCGGCGACCATGGCCAACCATGCCTCCACCCGCACCACCCAGCTTTATGACCGGCGGCTGGATGAGGTGACGCTGGATGAGGTGGAGCGGGTCATGCTCTGACCGCTGCTGCCCGGGCCTCGGACAGCAGGCTTTCGGCCGCGATCAGGCAACACCAGGCGTCGGCGAGCGGGTCGTGGGGGCGATCCTCGACCGGCAGTTTCAGGCCGGCCTTTTGCAGGTAGGACCGGGCCGCACGCGGATCCTCCCCCGCTGCCAGCAGCAGCGTTGCCAGATCGTGAAGCGGGAAGGGGGCCTGAAATTCGCGGGTTGCCAGATCGCGCTCGACACAGCGGCGGAACAGCCCGGCTTCGACCGGTGCGGCGCAATGGGCGATGCAGACCAGATCCTCGTCGCCGGCCGCCCCGACCTCTGCCCGATAAAACAACCAAAAGTCGTCGAGCAGCGCATCCAGCCCGTCATGGGTGCAGGGAATATCGGTCATCACCGGGATGACCTCGCGGTCTACCCAGGGATCGACCGGCCCGATCAACGGGCACCGGCCCAGAAAGACGGCGGGCGTAGCGCCGCCGCCACGCGCCACCGCCGCGATGGCAAAAGGCGCGCCATAAAGCCCGTTGGTTTCCGCATCTACAGCGAAGATGCGACGCTGCGCAGCTCGCGCATCAGGCGTAAACATGTGGCATCTCATTCATATGCGCGGCATGATGTGACGATAATGCAATCATACGTGGACCACCGCCATGGCGACATCCCCGGAGGGCCCCGGGCCCGGCCAAGCCTACTACATCCGGATGGAGTGCGTGAATTTCAGCGCGGTCCTTTCGGATACCGAGGATCTGAGCACCATCCGCGGCAGCGGCCTCGCCATGCTTCATGCCATCGAATACGCGGCCAAGGCCCTGAAGGAGCTGACCCGGGGCGCGGTCGAGCAGGTGACGACCGGTGCATCGGTGGGGGTGTTCCGGGTGAGCGCGGCGGATGAGGCCGATGCCTGGACGGTCGCCCGCAATCTGCGGGCGCGGCTGACGGCCCATGCCCCCGCGGCATCCAACGATGAGGAGAGTGAGCCAGCCAGGCCGCTTCCGGGCGCCATCGATGAAGACGAGCTTCTCCGGGTCCTGGACCATCTGAGCATCCTGACGGCCGCCTGTGCCGACACGGCGGACTTCCGGGCCGATATGGAAACCCTGCTGGCGCTGATCCGTTGGCAGCAGCAGCAGGCCCCCTCGCTGGTCCTGCCTGCGGCGGGGACCAGCTGGGACAAGACAAAGCTGATCTGCCCGAACGATCATACCCGGCTTGCGGATACCTGGATCTTCCGGCGCAAGGACGAGGGCTCCGGCCCATATCCGGCGAGCCGGAGCGTGCGCGACCGCCATGCCTATGGCCGTCATTATAAGCAGACGCTTTATGATCGGGTGATCCACGGCACATCCTATCTGAAGGACGGCGGCTCTCGCTTCGGGCGGCCCAAATATGCCGACGAACTCGCCGATCTGGCCCGCCGGCCCGACGAGGCCCTCGATGGCAAAATGGCCGTGCTCTATGCCGACGGCAACCGGTTCAGCAAACAGATCCGCGACCTTGTGAAGGCAAGCGATACCCCGATCGAGACCCAGAAGGCGATCGACAAGGCGCTTCAGGGCTGGCGCCGTGACCTGTTGAAGAAGGTGGTCAAGCTGATCAGGCAGGATGACCCGACCTATCCCCTCAGGCGGATCGAAACCCTGCTCTGGGGCGGGGATGAGCTGATCTGGGTGCTGCCGGCCTGGCGGGGGTGGGAGGTGGCTGCGCTCTTTGCCGAGCATATCCGCAACAGGGCGGTGGAGGGGAAGGGCAGGTCGATGGACGTGCCGGAGAAGGATGGCTGGTCGATGGACATGTCCCATGGTCTGGGCATGGTGTTCTGCCACTATGATGCGCCGATCAACGGCATCCGCAAGCTGGCGAAAAAGCTGGCCGACGATGTCGCGAAGGCAGAACGGACAAGCACCCGTCTGGCGGTCATGGTGCTCGAATCCTTCGATGCCGTCGGCCAGGACCTGGAGGCGCATCTGACCCGGACCTATGGAACGGCGGGCATCACGCCGACCGCCATGTGCCTGACGGCCCCGCAGGGGGCAAGCTGGAACGACGTGCCGTGCGCCGTGGCGGCGATGAAGAAACATCTGCCCCGTCGCCGGCTGCATGCCCTGGCCGATGCCCTGCTTCATCACGGGCCGGTGACGCCGGAGACCGACCGGGCCTGGGGTCGGTTCTGGCGCGATCTGGATGCACCGGCCGAGGCGGCGATCCGCGAGGCTGCGGAGACGCTGGGGAGGTGCTGGGGGTTCGATGCGCAGGGAAAAGACGCCCGGCTCTGGCTGCATCTCGACATGCTCTGGGACTATCTGGCCCCGGACGTACAGGACATGGCGGAGGTCTGAGGGCCATGGAGATCAGCCGTTACGAGTTGAGCCTGACGGTCGCCGGACCGGTTCTGCCCCGCGCCACCGCCATCGGCCGGCCGGGTATCCACACGCCGATCCTGCGCCAGGGCGACCGGCTGGACGGCCTGCCGGTCATTCCCGGCAGCCATGTCGCCGGCAAGCTGCGCGAGGCCTGGGCCCAGCTGGCGGAGATTGCTCCGGATCAGTTTACCGATATCGACACGCTGTTCGGGGCCCCGGGCTTCTCGCCCGACGCGGCCGTGGAGGGGCCGGCCGGGCAGCGCAAGCGGGTGATCCTGCCCGGCGATCTGGTGGCGGACCATGCCGGCCGTCCGGACGGGCGCCGGACCCGGGTCAAGATCAGTGACGAGACCGGGACGGTCGAGCGCGGGGCGCTTCAGGTCCTGGAAGCCCCCTATGCCCCCGGTGACAAGGTCACCTTCACCGGCGCGCTGATCATTCTGGGTAATTCCGACGAAGCGCCCTATGCGGCAGAGATCGCCGACCGGCTGCGGATCTGCCTCAACTGGATCCTGCAGCTGGGCGGGTTGCGCGGCGCCGGCTTTGGCCGTGTGCTGACGGCGGAACTGAAGGAGGCGAACGGCAAAGGGCAGGGCGCCCTGCCGGAAGATGCCGACCGCCTGCGGTTGGTTCTGGCCTTCGAGACCCCGTTCTGCATTTCGGAGCGGCCGGTCTATGGCAACATGTTCCATTCGGTGGATCATGTGGCGGGGCGGGTGATCAAGGGCGTGCTGGCCCGGCTGATCTCTCACACCCATCCCGAGAGCGGCGTGATGGCGCCCGTGACGCCGCCGATCCTGACCCGGCTGCATATCGGCCAGGCCGAGCCGGTGTACTGCCCCGGTACCACCGCGAAAGAACGGCTTGAAGCGGCCGACGGCCTTTCGGGCCGGCGGCCGCTGCCCTGCCCGGAATCGCTGGCGACGGCGGGCGACGAGGTGGTGGTCGATCTGGCCGAAGAGACCGAGCCGGTTCTGATCGACAGCATGGCGCCATCCCACCCGACCGACTGGAAGACCACGCCCGACGCCGTCAGGGCGATGATGCGCAATGGTGCCGATCTCGGGTCGGCGGGCGGGAAGGCGGTGGGCCGGGTGATGCGGGTGCGCACCGCGATTTCGCCCGAGCGGCGCCGGGCGGCGCGCAGCCAGCTTTTCGGCCAGGAATGCTGCCGGGTGGAGGATCATGTCTGGCTGGGCCATATCGACCTCTACGGCCTGGATCAGGATGAGCGCGGCCATGTGCGGGCGGCCCTTGCCAATCTTGCCCGGACCGGGCTGGTCGGCATCGGCAAGACCGATGCCACGGCGCTGATCCGGGTGGTCCCGGAGAGCCTGCCCGCGGTGCCGGTTCCAGAGGTCGGCCGCCCGATCCGGATGCTGATCGTGACCGAAACCCTGCTCTGTCCACCGGATGTGCTGGGCCGGCATCAGGGGCTGGCCGAGTTGCGTGCCGCCTATGCCCGCGTGATCGACGAGCTGTCGGGCGGCACGCTGCGCCTGCACCGGGCCTTCACGACCGAGGCGATGCGCGGCGGTGCCTTCCATGCCCGCAAGCGCCCGCCAAAAACGCAGTATCGGCCCTGGGGCGTAACCCAGCCCGGCAGCCTGTTCGTGATCGAGCCGACCGGCACGGGCGACGCCACCCCGGTGCTGACGCGCTGGAGCCGCATCGGCCTGCCGGTGCCGCCATCGGTGCTCAAGGACTATGAGCTGGACGGGATTGCGGCCGATCAGCTGTGGAACCATTGCCCCTGGTTGCCGGAAAACGGCCATGGCGCGGTGGTCTTCGACCCGCCGCGCCCCGAAGGCCATCTGCAGGACCGGACACGTCTGACCCCGATCCACCTGCCCGACGGCCTTTGGGAGATGCCCGACCCCGATCCGGCACGGACCTCTGCGGGAGGTGACGCATGACCACAAAACCCGCCTTCGGGCCGCGCTGGCTGATCACCGGCCGGCTCCGGCTCACCTCGGAGCTGCATCTGGGCACCGGCGAAAGCCGGCCCGACGATGCCCTGCGCGGCCCCCGCATGACTGAGGACGAGACCCCCGACATCGCGCTGGTCGCCGGCAGCGACACCGGGCGTCCTTACATCCCCGGCACCTCGCTCAAAGGTGCGCTCAGGGCCTGGATCAATCGGCATCTGGCGCAGCTGGCACCCGACGGCCTGATCACTGACGACTGGCAGAAGGACGTTTTCGGCCATGTCACCACCCGCAGCGATCGGTCCGGGGAGGAAGATGACGGCCTGGGCGGCCGGGTGATCATCGGCGATGCCGAAGTCAGCGCCACGCAGACGATCCAACCCGCCCGCGAGGCCCGCATCGCCATCGACCCGCGCACCCGCACCGTCGACGGCCGCCGCCTGTTCCAC
It includes:
- a CDS encoding RAMP superfamily CRISPR-associated protein encodes the protein MEISRYELSLTVAGPVLPRATAIGRPGIHTPILRQGDRLDGLPVIPGSHVAGKLREAWAQLAEIAPDQFTDIDTLFGAPGFSPDAAVEGPAGQRKRVILPGDLVADHAGRPDGRRTRVKISDETGTVERGALQVLEAPYAPGDKVTFTGALIILGNSDEAPYAAEIADRLRICLNWILQLGGLRGAGFGRVLTAELKEANGKGQGALPEDADRLRLVLAFETPFCISERPVYGNMFHSVDHVAGRVIKGVLARLISHTHPESGVMAPVTPPILTRLHIGQAEPVYCPGTTAKERLEAADGLSGRRPLPCPESLATAGDEVVVDLAEETEPVLIDSMAPSHPTDWKTTPDAVRAMMRNGADLGSAGGKAVGRVMRVRTAISPERRRAARSQLFGQECCRVEDHVWLGHIDLYGLDQDERGHVRAALANLARTGLVGIGKTDATALIRVVPESLPAVPVPEVGRPIRMLIVTETLLCPPDVLGRHQGLAELRAAYARVIDELSGGTLRLHRAFTTEAMRGGAFHARKRPPKTQYRPWGVTQPGSLFVIEPTGTGDATPVLTRWSRIGLPVPPSVLKDYELDGIAADQLWNHCPWLPENGHGAVVFDPPRPEGHLQDRTRLTPIHLPDGLWEMPDPDPARTSAGGDA
- a CDS encoding RES family NAD+ phosphorylase, with the protein product MAKTPPPKGFAEAPLRIYEVPSGQVSGRIYLGRYPEPLGYGKTPNRFSDPRRRRKPANRFGVLYLGETVKVCFLEAVLRDQRDGTIGDQPSGMSELYDRHYAEIEIANPLAMVDLRDDGAIVMGVPTDVAKASTQTLARAWSLAFYDHKDEPDGITYPSRLNGHTSLAVFDRAIRKLRVRQKMQLIGAPGLASVLDDLKVALVDS
- a CDS encoding tyrosine-type recombinase/integrase, with translation MFSRPSTPPGLPATPPLIAAAGDPARLRFLEFFVARIRNPHTRRAYGRAAEDFLTWCSGIGLTAIGQVQPLHVAAWGELQGRHFAAPTVKQRLAGLKHLFDWLVTGQILPANPAAAVRGPVHRVKRGKTPVLEAAEARRILEAIDVSTPIGLRDRALIGLMVYSFARIGAALAIRVEDVYVQNRRLWVRLHEKGGKRHDMPCHHNLDAWLHDYMEGCALAGDRRSALFRTIARGTGRLSDRAMQQADAYAMIRRRAAAAGIETPIGNHSFRATGITAYLKNGGTLEKAATMANHASTRTTQLYDRRLDEVTLDEVERVML
- a CDS encoding XRE family transcriptional regulator, whose protein sequence is MAAPKSKTGTRNGAGRRLAGESPKGTAGFKLQFPAAASKQFTSAPKQMKALLQVYGDAIARSRRAGRPVSFRVDVDPEGKTVVTPVEDTTTGSEVARESAAAPAGDLEAALAAARERGRLRAAEILRGEDMLNADAFAKILGTTRVTVNTKRQNGQILGLDGTKRGFRFPVWQLDAEGKPYAELAALHDLLGSPWAIYRFLMQPHGELDGLTGREALERGEGDAVLAAAESVGRDFR